From Chlamydia avium 10DC88:
AGCACAAGTTCAGGGACGACCTTGCTGTTCATGGATAGGTGAAGGAGGTGCTGGACATTATGTAAAAACTGTACACAATGGCATTGAATACGGAGATATACAGTTAATTTGTGAAGCATATGGTCTATTAAGAACCAGGTTAGACCTTTCTCCAGAAGCTGTTTCTACTATATTTACAGAATGGAATCATCGTGAACTAGAAAGTTATTTGATGAGAATTGCTGTAGAAGTCCTAGCTCTTAAAGATTCCAATGGTGTCTCTGTTATTGACACAATTTTAGATGTTGCAGGGCAAAAAGGTACGGGAAGATGGACAGCCATAGATGCTATTTCCTCGGGTGTTCCCTTGTCTTTAATTATTGAATCCGTGTTAGCACGTTATTTATCTTCATGGAAATCCATCCGAGAGCAGGCCTCTCAAGAGCTCCCAGGAGTTCCTATAGTTTTTGAAAAACCTAAAGATCCCCATGTGTTTATTGAGGATGTATTCCAAGCTTTATATGCTTCTAAAATTATTAGCTATGCTCAAGGATTCATGTTACTAAAGCAAGCTTCTGAAGAGAATCAATGGAATCTAGATTTAGGAGAGCTTGCTTTATTATGGCGTGGAGGATGCATCATACAAAGTGCTTTCCTAGAATCTATTTATCATGGTTTCCAAAAGGAACCCCAAGCACCATCATTAATTTTGCAAAGCTATTTTAAATCAGTTCTGCAAAATTCTGAATCGGGATGGCGTAGGACAGTTGCCTATGGTGTAGGATCAGGGTATCCCATTCCTTGTTTGGCCTCAGCTATCACTTTCTATGACGGTTATCGTACTAAAGATTCTTCCATAGCTTTAGCTCAGGGATTGCGAGACTATTTTGGTGCACATACTTATGAGCGTAAAGATCGTCCCCGAGGAGAATTCTATCACACAGATTGGATAGGGACAAAAATGACCACTAAAATAGATTAGTTTTATATGCCCCCGTACGGGGGAACGTTTCCTTATTCAGTATCCTGAAAATACTACTAATCAATCTTTAGTACTTCAATAAATGCTGTGTTGGGGATAGAAACTTTGCCAAATTCCTTCATTCGTTTCTTTCCCTTCTTTTGTTTTTCCCATAACTTACGCTTTCTTGTAATGTCACCGCCATAACATTTAGCAGTTACATTTTTAGACAACGCTCGGATAGTCTCTCTAGCAATTACTTTTTTATTAATAGCTGCTTGAATGGGAATTTTAAATAACTGTTGAGGAATCACATCTACAAGTTTTTCACAAATATTTCTTCCCCGAGCTTCAGCCTTATCTTTATGCACAAGACAAGAAAATGCATCCACAGGCTCTTCATTAATTAAAATTTCTAATTTAATTATAGATCCTTTGCGGTAGTCTCCTAGACGGTAATCGAAAGATCCATAACCTTTGGTGACTGATTTTAATTTGTCATTAAAATCAGAAACAATCTCATTTAGAGGAAGATCATAGGAAAGAACCAAACGGTGTTGATCTAACATTTCTGTTTTTAAACATATCCCTCGCTTATCTAAGCATAAGGTCATGATACTACTTAAATATTCTTGAGGAGTAATAATATTAACGTGAACCCAAGGCTCTTCAAGATGTTCAATAGTTGCAGGATCAGGATAAGCTGTAGGATTATCTATAAATAGAGTCTTCCCATTTTTTAAGACAACTTTATAAATCACACTAGGCGCAGTAGCAATGATATCTAAATCAAATTCTCGTGTAATCCTTTCGAATATAATTTCTAAATGCAATAGACCAAGAAACCCACAGCGAAAACCAAATCCTAAAGAGTGACTGCTCTCTTGTTCTATTGTTAGAGCAGAGTCGTTAAGTTGTAAGCGACTTAAAGCATCTTTTAAAGTATCAAATTCTGAAGAATCAATTGGATAGATCCCAGCAAACACCACGGGGTTAATTTCTTTGAATCCTTCAAGAGGTGCTTTAGCAGGATGTTTTACTGTAGTTACAGTGTCACCAATTTTGACATCTTTAACTTTTTTTAGATTGGCAATAAAATATCCTACTTGACCCGCTTTTAAAGAACCTTCTATCAATGTTGCTTCAGGGAGAAAAGCTCCTACACCTAATACTTCAAAAGTAGAACCTTTAGTTGCCATAAAGGTAATGCGATCACCTTTTTTAATTTCTCCACTCATTACACGTACGTAGACCATAATCCCTACATAGGAGTCGTAGTGGGAGTCAAAAATTAAAGCTTTTAATTGGGATTCTTCAGGAGGTTGAGGAGGGGGGATAAGCTCTATAATTGCTTCAAGAATTTCTGATATTCCTTGACCGGTTTTTGCAGAACAACAGATGGCATTAGTAGTATCTAACCCTATGTAATCCTCAATTTGTTTACATGTACCTTCGGGATCAGCCGCAGGAAGATCGATTTTATTCAAAATAGGAATAATTTCTAAATTACGCTCTAAAGCTAAATAAACATTGGCTAAGCTTTGAGCTTGTACCCCTTGAGCAGCATCAACAATGAGCAGAGCTCCTTCACAAGCAGCTAAAGAACGCGATACCTCATATGAGAAATCTACGTGACCTGGAGTATCAATAAGATTAAGCTCATACATTTCTCCATTATACATATATGTCATTGTAACAGGATGAGCTTTGATAGTAATGCCACGTTCTCTTTCTAAGTCCATGGAGTCCAAAAGCTGGGCACGCATTTCTCTTTGTTCTACAGTGCTTGTTAGCTCAAGTAATCTGTCTGCGATTGTTGATTTTCCGTGATCAATATGAGCGATAATAGAAAAATTGCGGATATTTTCTAACTTATAGTTTTTCAAAGTATGACTTTCATTTTGAGGAATTACTCTGAAGAATATGTTAGACTGAGAATAGTTAGTTGTCAATCTACGAGCTATGCTTAGATGGGGTGTATTTTTTTGAATTTGTATATTCAAAAACCCCTAGTTGTAGTCTACAACTAGGGGCTTTTGAATCTATAAAGGCATCTTACTTAAAAAGTTTTAAGAAGACGCGTTTTCAGCAACAGGAGTTCCTTGAATTGAAGACTCTGTAGATTCTTCTGCAGTCTTAATAGCACTTGCAGAAGCTTCTCCAGCAGCTTCTTGTTCTTTTAGCGCTGATTGAATTAGGAAGAGCTTATTAAGCTTTGTAGCTGAAATTAACCATATGGAAATAATTACAAACAAAGCTATTGCTAAGTAAGGAGTCATAGCTCCAATGCTTCCACAAATAACTAAAAGCCCTTGTTGGATCAAAGATCCTCCAGATTTTCCAAAACGAGCAGCAACTACATCAATAGCTGCTTTCCCCTTAACTTTTTGTTCTTGGTCTAAGGGGATGTATGCCATTTCTTTAGTTGCATCAAATAATGCATACTTAGTGGATTTGGATAGAATGTTTTGGATTGCTCCTACGATAACAGCAAGCATCAATGGTGTTGTGCCTAATGCAGTCACAATTCCAAAAGCCTGATCTCTGAAAATAACTAAGGCAAAGAAAAGAATACCTGTAGCTAATACCATAACAGGAGTGACAAGAGCACCTGTTAGCCAACCAAACTTACGGATGACATTACCACCGATAAACAACATCACAAATACAGAGACTACTCCAGTCCAGAAAGAGAAGTTCCCCATGAATTGGCTGTATTCGTTAGCGTTGGGATATTGCATTTTTAATTGGCTTTTCCAGGTAACTTCTACTAAGTTAATGCAGATGCCGTAGCAGATAACTAAAAGAGCCAAGTATAGCATATAAGGAGATCTAGCAAGATAGGCAAAACTTTCTTTAATGCTCATCTTGGGTTTAGATTTTTTAGATTTGTTGGCTTCAGGAGTGTAGAATCTAGCATCAGTAAGAACATATTTGTTTATCCACCAATAGCATAGAACAATTACAGCACCTGAAAGTAGGACCATACCCATTAAAAGATAGAGGGAAAGGCCCCAAGGGTCTGTATTTGCTGCTGCACTTGCTCGAAGCTTAGAAGCCCAGATAATCGAACGGCCTGAGGCTAGAAGAGCAATATTTGCTCCAACTCCGAATAAAGCATAGAAACGCTTTGCTTCGCTAATTTTAGTGATCTCATTGGCAAATCCCCAGAACATTAAGGAAAGCATAACACTTCCCCAAAGCTCAGAAAGGACATAGAATGCTGCAAAAGTCCAGTTTCTTAGCATAGCAACACAACCTGTCAGACCCTGAGGTAAAATAGATTGTAGCTTATCAGCAAAGCTTGTTGGATGAAGAATATCGCGGAAAGGATAAATTAATGTGGGGAATAAGATAAAAAACAGTAGAAATGGAGTAATAACCGTGTAAAAGAGGGCCTGTTTACTTAAAATATTGCTTAGTTTTGCATAAATGAGCATAAAAACAACAGCGCACGGAACGACAAGCCAAAGTTTGATGAAAGGTATAGCCTCTGCACCAGATCCGGGAGCCGTTACGATAAGAGTATCCTTTGTATCGCGCAATATAGTGTAATTAAATGCAATACAGAAGAACATTAGGAACATAGGCAATACTTTCTTCAGCTCGTGTGCATGTATCGGCCAGAGAAAAGATCGCCATTTTCCAAAAGGTTTTTCCGCTGTTTGTGTCATATTTACCCTCTGAAATAGCTTGATTTATTTAAGTTTATTTACAAATTATTAACATTTTTTTCTTTTAAAAACAAAAAATTATGATTTTTGGCTTTATAGAGTATCAATTTTTTCTCTAATTGACAAGGAAAAAGGGGCTTAACAAAAACCCTATAGATAGAAAAAAAACTACTAGAAGCCAAAAATGGGCCTATTATGGGCCTATTATTAATTCTTTTAATTAAACAAAAGGCTGAGGTGAGTCCAAACTTGAAGAATTTGCCTTTACAGCCTCTACGTAGGCATTCCATAATTCAAAGCTAACTACCCCATTGCGAATAGAACGAATTAACTCTCGTTTTAAGGAAGGTAGAGGCTTTTTAGGGCTGAATCTTGCCAAAAGATCTTTATCACCTACCCGTCTCGCTAATTCTAATACACGTTCAATGTCAGTTTTTGTAAAGTTGATAAAGTCCCGACGTTTTTTTGATCCTCTAGGAGCTCTTGGTTTTGGATTGATCATTCTTGGTGAATCAGATTCTAGGATAAATGTTTTCAACATTTTTAAGAATTGTTCTGGAGACGCTGTTTTCATTTTTTTCAGTGTAAAGTGATGCATGTAGCCGCCACTTGGCCCAGGGAGATAGCGGCATAGGTCGTTTTCTTTACTTCCGCAAACCTTTTTAATGGCTTTTGAGATTAGTTTTTCCATTTCTTCGTTCGTGTTCGACTGCGCTACGACCATGAGACCCACCTCTATAACTTGCTAAATCTTTATTAAACTTAATCTATGCTTACTTTGTTAGAAGTAAAAATTTGGCTTACTTTCAAATTAATGTTTAGAACAATAAAATTAAAGTTCTGTTTATTTTAGGAAGATAATTTATGTTGAGTCCAGCTTTTTTTCGCAATAATATTTTCCGGAAAAGTATCACTTATGTTTCATAAATAAATTTAAAAGAAGCAATCGATAAGAAATCGAGGAGTTTTTACCGTAACATTCATTTTCTTCTAATTAAAAGGATTACCTCAATCATAACTTGGATTGCTCCTTATAAAATAAATCTGCTTTTTAAGAGAAAGAAGAAAATGTTCTTTTCTTTGTTTTTTCTGATAGAAATTCTAAATTAACGAGACTTTTATGCTCTTTTTATATAATCTTGAGTATTTCATTGCTGAGGGTTTAGTTGTAGCTTCTAGCTAATTTCCCCAATGGAGGTTTATGGCTTCATACCTATTTAAAAAAGTACAAAAAGCACTATGTTTAGTATTCATTTTTGTAATTACTGGATGTTCTCCCTCTCAAGTAGAAAATAGTCAGGGAGTTTATGTTCTGTCTACTAATCGTATGCTGCATGATTGTGTCTCTAAGATCGTTGGTAATAAAGTTGGTGCCCTAGTTCTTATTGATGGTTCAATTGATCCTCATACCTATGAAATGGTCAAAGGAGATGAAGATAAATTAGCTGTTAGCCGTTTGATTTTTTGTAATGGATTAGGTTTAGAAGGTACAGCAAGTTTACGTAAACATTTAGAAGGAAATCCCAAGGTTATAAACATAGGTTCTTTATTGCTAGAAAAGCATGCTTTCGTCCCATTAGAAGAAGATGGTGTTTATGACCCACATATTTGGTTAGATATTAGTATTTGGCGAGAGGGAGTTAAGGAGATAACTGAGGCGTTGATTCGGGAATTTCCTGAATGGAAAGAAGAGTTTACCGCCAATGCTTCAATTCTTTTAGACGAGATGCAAGCATTAGATGATTGGGCTGAACGATGCCTGTTGACTATTCCTGAAGAGTCTCGTTATTTAGTGTCAGGTCACAATGCTTTTAGTTATTTTACCCGTCGTTATCTAGCTAGTGATCAAGAGGTGAAAAATCATACTTGGGTTAAACGATGTATTTCACCAGAAGGAATATCTCCAGAAGCACAAATTAGTATTCGAGATATAATGTTAGTTGCGGAATACATTCAGGAACATAATGTACAGGTAGTTTTCCCCGAGGACACTTTAAATCAGGATGCATTAAAAAAAATCACTGCTTGTTTAAAGAAAGGGCACGAGATTCGTTTATCTAAAAATCCCTTATATAGTGACAATGTACAACAAGATTATTTTCATACATTTAAACATAATGTACGTACTATTGTCGAAGAATTAGGAGGAACTATTTTTGAATAAACATGATGATATAGCGTGGTCTGTCCATAATTTATGTGTAAATTATGATTATGCCGATGCTTTATGCCACGTTTCTTTTTCTTTAAAAAAAGGTGCTTTAGCCGCAGTTCTGGGACCTAATGGAGCTGGTAAAAGCACTTTGTTGAAAACTTCTTTGGGGTTAATACGACCTTCTTCGGGATCCACATTATTTTTTGGGAAGAAATTTAAAAAAGTTCACCAACGTGTTGCTTATATGCCACAACGAGCAAGTGTGGATTGGGATTTTCCTATGACTGTTTTAGATCTTGTTCTTATGGGTTGCTATAGTTACAAAGGAATGTGGGGAAGAATCACAGAGGATGATCGTCAGGAAGCTTATAAGATTTTAGAACGTGTTGGTTTATCTAATTTGCATGATAGACAGATAGGGAAGCTTTCGGGAGGACAACAGCAAAGAGCGTTTTTAGCTCGCTCTCTTATGCAAAAAGCAGATCTGTATTTAATGGATGAATTATTTTCAGCTATTGATATGGCCTCTTATCATACTGTAGTGGATGTATTACAAGAGTTAAAATCTTTAGGAAAGACCATAGTAGTTGTTCATCATAATCTTAGTCACGTACGTCAGCTTTTCGATCATATTATTTTATTAAACAAACATTTAATTTGTTGTGGCTCTGTGGAAGAGTGTCTAACTAATAAAAATATTTCTCAGGCATATGGTTGTGAACTTGATCTACTCGATTGTTCTCTAAAGCTTTCTAGAGAAAAACAGCAGGGGACTTGTTGATCAATGTTCGACTGTGTTTTTTTTAATTCAGTATTTTTATCTAGTTTTTTAGCTGTTACAATTATTTGCATGACCATCGCTCTCTGGGGGACTGTATTATTGGTTGGCAAACAACCATTATTAAGTGAGAGTTTATCTCATGCCTCTTATCCAGGGTTGCTTTTTGGTGCTTTATTAAGTACTAAAAAGAGTTTTCTTTCAGATTCTATTATTTTAATTATTATTTTTGGTTGCCTAGCAGCTATTCTGGGCTACGGGATGATCATATTTTTAGAAAAACAACTCAGAATGCATAAAGATGCTGCTCTATGCTTCATTCTTGTAGGTTTTTTTAGTTTAGGAGTTATTCTATCTAGCTATACGAAAGATTGTTGCCCGCAGCTTTATAATCGTATTCATGCTTATTTATATGGGCAAGCAGCCACTCTAGGTTACACAGAAGCAAAGTTAGCTACTTATGTTTTTCTGGTTTCTTTACTCTCCATATGGTGGTGGTATCGTCAAATTGTCGTTGTTTTATTTGATAAGGATTATGCTGTCACTTGTGGACTGGGCACTATGATTTCTGAGGCAATCATTTTAGTATTTATTTCTCTTGTGATTGTCAGTGGTGTACGTTCAGTTGGTATTGTATTGATATCTTCTATGTTTGTAGCTCCTCCCTTGGTTTCGCGCCAATTATCTGATCGTCTTTCTCATATCTTTGTACTTTCTTGTTTATTCGGGGGTATATGCGGAGCTTTAGGGAGCTATATTTCTGTAGCTATTAGCTTCAGTATTCCTGGTCGTTCTGGTTTAATTACCCTACCCACAGGACCCCTGATTGTTATTATCTCAGGGATACTGGTTTTTCTTAGTCTATTATTTTCTCCAAAATCTGGTTGGGTAATCCGTTTTATTCGTAGACAGAGATTTATTTTTTCCAAACATCAAGAACATTTATTAAAAGTGTTTTGGTATTTAAGAGAGGATCATCTTTTTGAGGTTGGGATCAGGGATTTTGTTTATTCTTATAAGTATCAAGAGTATTTTGGTCCTAAGCCTTTCCCTTGGTTTAGAGTCTGGTTGCTTAAGCGTCAAGGCTTTCTACAACGTGAAGGATATTATTGGAGCTTAACTGATAAGGGGAAGGCTGAAGCAGAAAGATTAGTTCGTTCTCATAGGCTTTGGGAGAGTTATCTTGTACATTCTTTAGATTTTAAAGAGGCGAAAGTTCACGAGTTTGCAGAAGAAATAGAGCATGTTTTAACAGAAGATTTAGATTCTACAATTACAGCTATGTTGGATAATCCTCATTATGATCCACATGATCGTGTAATCCCCAAAAAACAACAGAAGGAGGAATTATGATAAGTGCATTCTCTCCATATCATGGAGCCTCTTTTATGCAATTTTTTATCATTTTCTTCTCTAGGATATTTTCAGGAAAGGCTTTCCGTGGTCATTTGTTTATTGATGATATTCAGGTTTTAATTTTTTTAGCGATTGCTGTTTCTGGGGCTGTTGTAGGAAGTTTTTTAGTTCTAAAGAAAATGGCTATGTATGCCAATGCTGTTTCTCATACAGTTCTTTTAGGCTTAGTGAGCATTTGTTTATTTACTCATCAATTGAATCATTTATCTTTGGGATCATTAACTCTTGCTTCTGTTTTTACAGCTTTACTTACCGGTTTTTTAATTTACTTTATTAGAAATATTTTCCACGTTTCAGAAGAAGCAAGTACTGCTTTAGTTTTTTCTTTATTATTTGCAATAAGCCTACTCTCTTTAGTGTTTTTAACACGTAATGCTCACATAGGTACTGAGCTTGTCTTGGGGAATGCTGATTCATTGACTTCTAAAGATATTTTCCCCGTCTATATGGTTCTTTTAGTCAACTTAGTTATTATTTTCTTAAGTTTCCGTAGTTTTGTCTGTATCTCTTTTGATTCAGTATTCTCCTATTCTTTAGGGATTCCTGTTAAGGCTATTGATTATCTTATTATTTTACAGCTGTCAGCGAGTTTAGTAGGAGCATTTAAAGCTGTAGGCGTCCTCATGGCATTAGCTTTTTTATTAATACCAGGTTTAATTGCTAAAATTTTTGTATCTTCCGTACGTAGTATGTTAATTTGGTCTCTCTTGTTTGGGGGATGTACTGCTTTATTAGCTCCTGCGTGTTCTCGAGCAATCCTTACGTCTTATGGTGTTGGTTTATCGACTTCAGGACTAGCTGTTATCTTATTGATTGTGATGTATACACTCGTTGCATTGTTCCATCATGGGAAGAAAATCTTTTTTCAGAAATTCTTAATACGCAACTCGAACAGAATTGACAACTCTTAAATCTAAGGGTATGATTCTTGCTTTGTGTTATTAAGGTTAGTTAGATATTTGAAACACTTAGCAATCTTTGGGTCTACAGGAAGTATTGGAAGGCAAACTTTATCAATTGTTCGTTCTTTTCCAGATGCATTTAAAGTGGTAGCACTTGCTGCTTATGGCAATAATAAGGACATCTTTTTTGATCAGATTCGAGAATTTTCTCCTTCTATAATTTCTGTATATGACCAGCAACTATATTATGAAATTCTTCAAGAATTCCCTAGAGCCCAAGTATTTCTTGGTGAAGAGGGCC
This genomic window contains:
- the gnd gene encoding decarboxylating NADP(+)-dependent phosphogluconate dehydrogenase, with product MEKSDIGLIGLAVMGKNLVLNMIDHGFSVSVYNRSPEKTREFLQENTGNDLLQGYEDLVSFIRSLKRPRKIMLMIKAGSPVDQSIDSLLPYLDSGDIIIDGGNSYYKDSERRYQQLKEKNIFFVGMGISGGEEGARYGPSIMPGGNANAWPLISPIFQKIAAQVQGRPCCSWIGEGGAGHYVKTVHNGIEYGDIQLICEAYGLLRTRLDLSPEAVSTIFTEWNHRELESYLMRIAVEVLALKDSNGVSVIDTILDVAGQKGTGRWTAIDAISSGVPLSLIIESVLARYLSSWKSIREQASQELPGVPIVFEKPKDPHVFIEDVFQALYASKIISYAQGFMLLKQASEENQWNLDLGELALLWRGGCIIQSAFLESIYHGFQKEPQAPSLILQSYFKSVLQNSESGWRRTVAYGVGSGYPIPCLASAITFYDGYRTKDSSIALAQGLRDYFGAHTYERKDRPRGEFYHTDWIGTKMTTKID
- the lepA gene encoding translation elongation factor 4; translated protein: MKNYKLENIRNFSIIAHIDHGKSTIADRLLELTSTVEQREMRAQLLDSMDLERERGITIKAHPVTMTYMYNGEMYELNLIDTPGHVDFSYEVSRSLAACEGALLIVDAAQGVQAQSLANVYLALERNLEIIPILNKIDLPAADPEGTCKQIEDYIGLDTTNAICCSAKTGQGISEILEAIIELIPPPQPPEESQLKALIFDSHYDSYVGIMVYVRVMSGEIKKGDRITFMATKGSTFEVLGVGAFLPEATLIEGSLKAGQVGYFIANLKKVKDVKIGDTVTTVKHPAKAPLEGFKEINPVVFAGIYPIDSSEFDTLKDALSRLQLNDSALTIEQESSHSLGFGFRCGFLGLLHLEIIFERITREFDLDIIATAPSVIYKVVLKNGKTLFIDNPTAYPDPATIEHLEEPWVHVNIITPQEYLSSIMTLCLDKRGICLKTEMLDQHRLVLSYDLPLNEIVSDFNDKLKSVTKGYGSFDYRLGDYRKGSIIKLEILINEEPVDAFSCLVHKDKAEARGRNICEKLVDVIPQQLFKIPIQAAINKKVIARETIRALSKNVTAKCYGGDITRKRKLWEKQKKGKKRMKEFGKVSIPNTAFIEVLKID
- the npt1 gene encoding NTP/NDP exchange transporter Npt1; this translates as MTQTAEKPFGKWRSFLWPIHAHELKKVLPMFLMFFCIAFNYTILRDTKDTLIVTAPGSGAEAIPFIKLWLVVPCAVVFMLIYAKLSNILSKQALFYTVITPFLLFFILFPTLIYPFRDILHPTSFADKLQSILPQGLTGCVAMLRNWTFAAFYVLSELWGSVMLSLMFWGFANEITKISEAKRFYALFGVGANIALLASGRSIIWASKLRASAAANTDPWGLSLYLLMGMVLLSGAVIVLCYWWINKYVLTDARFYTPEANKSKKSKPKMSIKESFAYLARSPYMLYLALLVICYGICINLVEVTWKSQLKMQYPNANEYSQFMGNFSFWTGVVSVFVMLFIGGNVIRKFGWLTGALVTPVMVLATGILFFALVIFRDQAFGIVTALGTTPLMLAVIVGAIQNILSKSTKYALFDATKEMAYIPLDQEQKVKGKAAIDVVAARFGKSGGSLIQQGLLVICGSIGAMTPYLAIALFVIISIWLISATKLNKLFLIQSALKEQEAAGEASASAIKTAEESTESSIQGTPVAENASS
- a CDS encoding metal ABC transporter solute-binding protein, Zn/Mn family, coding for MASYLFKKVQKALCLVFIFVITGCSPSQVENSQGVYVLSTNRMLHDCVSKIVGNKVGALVLIDGSIDPHTYEMVKGDEDKLAVSRLIFCNGLGLEGTASLRKHLEGNPKVINIGSLLLEKHAFVPLEEDGVYDPHIWLDISIWREGVKEITEALIREFPEWKEEFTANASILLDEMQALDDWAERCLLTIPEESRYLVSGHNAFSYFTRRYLASDQEVKNHTWVKRCISPEGISPEAQISIRDIMLVAEYIQEHNVQVVFPEDTLNQDALKKITACLKKGHEIRLSKNPLYSDNVQQDYFHTFKHNVRTIVEELGGTIFE
- a CDS encoding metal ABC transporter ATP-binding protein, coding for MNKHDDIAWSVHNLCVNYDYADALCHVSFSLKKGALAAVLGPNGAGKSTLLKTSLGLIRPSSGSTLFFGKKFKKVHQRVAYMPQRASVDWDFPMTVLDLVLMGCYSYKGMWGRITEDDRQEAYKILERVGLSNLHDRQIGKLSGGQQQRAFLARSLMQKADLYLMDELFSAIDMASYHTVVDVLQELKSLGKTIVVVHHNLSHVRQLFDHIILLNKHLICCGSVEECLTNKNISQAYGCELDLLDCSLKLSREKQQGTC
- a CDS encoding metal ABC transporter permease — protein: MFDCVFFNSVFLSSFLAVTIICMTIALWGTVLLVGKQPLLSESLSHASYPGLLFGALLSTKKSFLSDSIILIIIFGCLAAILGYGMIIFLEKQLRMHKDAALCFILVGFFSLGVILSSYTKDCCPQLYNRIHAYLYGQAATLGYTEAKLATYVFLVSLLSIWWWYRQIVVVLFDKDYAVTCGLGTMISEAIILVFISLVIVSGVRSVGIVLISSMFVAPPLVSRQLSDRLSHIFVLSCLFGGICGALGSYISVAISFSIPGRSGLITLPTGPLIVIISGILVFLSLLFSPKSGWVIRFIRRQRFIFSKHQEHLLKVFWYLREDHLFEVGIRDFVYSYKYQEYFGPKPFPWFRVWLLKRQGFLQREGYYWSLTDKGKAEAERLVRSHRLWESYLVHSLDFKEAKVHEFAEEIEHVLTEDLDSTITAMLDNPHYDPHDRVIPKKQQKEEL
- a CDS encoding metal ABC transporter permease: MISAFSPYHGASFMQFFIIFFSRIFSGKAFRGHLFIDDIQVLIFLAIAVSGAVVGSFLVLKKMAMYANAVSHTVLLGLVSICLFTHQLNHLSLGSLTLASVFTALLTGFLIYFIRNIFHVSEEASTALVFSLLFAISLLSLVFLTRNAHIGTELVLGNADSLTSKDIFPVYMVLLVNLVIIFLSFRSFVCISFDSVFSYSLGIPVKAIDYLIILQLSASLVGAFKAVGVLMALAFLLIPGLIAKIFVSSVRSMLIWSLLFGGCTALLAPACSRAILTSYGVGLSTSGLAVILLIVMYTLVALFHHGKKIFFQKFLIRNSNRIDNS